The genomic stretch GAGATTATCTTTGTCGATGACGGTAGCAGAGACCGCACATTTGCAAATATACAGATCCTGCACAAAAAAGACAAGCACGTAAAAGCAATAAAATTCAAAAGGAATTTTGGCCAGACAGCAGCATTATCTGCTGGCTTTGAGCATGCAAATGGCGATATCATAGTTACAATGGATGGTGATCTTCAAAATGACCCTGAAGACATTCCAAGGCTCATTGAAAAGATAAATGAAGGCCACGATATGGTAAGCGGATGGCGCCATAAGAGAAAGGATTCATTTGCAAAAAAACTTTCATCTTCTCTGGCCAATATTGCAAGAAGAATTATGTTGAAGGACAAGATCCATGATTCCGGCTGCGCATTAAAGGCATATAAGAAGGAAAGCATTAAAGATCTCGAAATATACGGCGAAATGCACCGCTACCTCCCGGCAATTGTTGCAATGAATGGCTACAAAGTAGGCGAAATCAGGGTAAACCATCATCCAAGAAAATTCGGAAAGACAAAATACAGCACAACAAGGATATTCAAGGGCCTGCTTGATCTTTTTTACATCAAATTCTGGTCTGATTATTCAACAAGGCCATTGCATTTTTTCGGATTTTTAGGATTATCAGAAATTTTTATCGGGCTGCTGCTCGTCATTTACAACTTCATAAAATATAGCACTCACCTTCTTATTGGCCCGACTCTATTGCTGGCAGTGCTCCTTGTAATTACCGGCGTGCAGTTCATAGTTTTCGGATTTTTGGCTGAAATTTTAATAAGAACATATTATGGCGCCAACAATGATAAAGGTTACAAAATTGAAAAAACACTTAAGTAAAGCAGGCAAAGGCAAGTCTTTCTATAAGTGGAATGAGCAGATGTTTGTCAAGCATGGCAATGAAAGCAGATTTAAGCACGCTAATCCGGTCATAAAATACATTTCAAATCACAGAAAAAGCTCCATCCTGAACCTGCTCTCTCCAAAAAATACAGACAAGATACTTGATGCAGGATGCGGCTCAGGCATAATATTGAGGGAAATAAAAAAAGGCAGCGTTATTGGTCTTGATTGCTCTGCTACAGCGCTAAGGCAGGCCAGGAAAAATATACAAGGCAAAAATACAGAGCTGATAATAGCGGATGTCCAGAAACTCCCATTCAAAAAAAACAGCTTCAATAAAATAATCTGCTCCGAAGTCCTTGAGCATCTTCCTGATCCGGTAAAAGTCATTGATGAGATAAAAAGGGTTTCCAAAAAAGAAGCAATAGTTATTTTTACAATACCAAATCAGCCTTTGTTGGACAAGATAGCGTATATTTTCAGAAAACTGAATGTAAAAAAAGGAGAGCTCGATTTGGACATGGAGTGGCACATACATAAATTTAACCTGAAGAAATTCAGGCAGCTGATAAAAAATAAATTCAAAATAATCAAGATAAAAAGAAGCCCATTCTTATTCCCTTTAAGCTATGTTATACAATGCAGGAATTAAAAAGAGCTAAATTAAAATGTGCGGCATAAGCGGATTTAATTTCGAGGACAGGGCATTAATAAAAAAAATGTGCGATGTTATAATACATCGCGGCCCAGATCAGGGCGGCATTTACACAGACAAAGGCATTTCTCTAGGCCACAGAAGGCTGAGCATAATTGACCTGAGCGAAAAGGGAACGCAGCCGATGTGTAATGAAAACAAAGACATCTGGATTGTTTTTAACGGCGAAATATATAATTATAAGGAATTAAGGTCAGATCTCGAAAATAAATCTCATAAATTCCGCAGCGGAACAGACACTGAAACAATAGTGCACGCTTATGAAGAATACGGAGAAGATTTTGTTAAAAAGCTTAACGGCGATTTTGCATTCGCCATTTATGACAGCAGAAAAAAGAAGCTCCTGCTCGCAAGGGACAGGCTCGGAATAAAGCCACTGTACTATTACTTGGACAGCAATAAAATAATCTTTGCTTCTGAAATAAAGGCAATACTGCAGCATAAAATAAAAAAAGAAGTGAATTTAGAGTCATTAAACAGGTTCATCACATTGAGATACATACCGCCTTCAGAAACTATTTTTAAAAATATCTATAAATTAAAGCCGGGGCACGTGCTGTCTTATGATCTGAGGAACAAAACTTATGCTATAAACAGATACTGGAACCCAGATATTTCAAATGGCAATATTCTTCCAGCTTCTGAGAATTTTTTTATTAAAAAAATCCAGGGCTTGCTGAAGGACTGCGTGAACAGAAGATTGATGAGCGACGTTCCTCTTGGAGCTTACCTTAGCGGCGGCATTGATTCCAGCTCTGTTGTTGCAATGATGAGCATGATCAACAAAGAAACCAATTCGAAAGAGGAAGTAAAGACATTCTCAGTTGGCTTTGGCTATGGCGAGGAAATTGATGAATTGCAGCATGCAAAACATATAAGCGAGCATTTCGGCACAAACCACAGGGAATATACTGTAAAATCAGATCTTGTAAAGCTGCTCCCGAAAATAGTCTGGCACTCTGACGAGCCATTGGCAGATCCTGCACTCATTCCAGTCTACCTTCTTGCTCAGAATGCAAAAAAAGAAGTTACAGTTGTGCTTACAGGAGACGGTGGAGATGAGGTATTTGCAGGATACGAGCAGTGCAAATTTTTAATGCTGATGGAAAAGATGAAAAGAATCAATCTGCTTAAAAAAACAGTGCTTCCTTTTGCTGTTAAAAATTCACCGAAATTTTTATTAAACAAATTTTTCAAATATTCTTCTTCTTTAGGTGACGAGGGCATAAAAAGAGCAGTGAATCTTTTGAGATCTGATGACAAAGGCAGCAGCTATCTGGACATTGTATCTATCTTCAATGAAGAAGACAAAAAAGCAGTCTTATTGGATAATGTCCATAAAAAAATAAAAAATGCGAATTTGAACAGATGGCTCGATTCAGAATATTTCAGCAATAAAAACAGCTATTTGAACCAGATTTTGGCCATGGAAATGGAAACCGTGCTGCCTGAGGACTTTTTGATGAAAGCAGACAAGATGAACATGGCCCATGCAGTTGAGGAAAGGGTGCCTTTTCTTGATCATAGATTGGTTGAGCTCTCTTTTACAATACCGCCCAAGCTCAAGCTTCATGGCTTCAATGAGAAATACATTCTGAAAAAGGCAATGTCAAACTTCATCCCTAAAAATATAATCAGCAGGCAGAAGCAGCGCTTTTACGTGCCTATTGACCTGTGGATCAGGGAAGACCTGAAATACTGGAGCGATATTCTGCTTGATAAGGAAACTATAAAAAGGCAGGGCTATTTTGATTATTCTTATATTGAGAAAATAAGGGGGAATTATTCCAAGTCAAGGCTTTATTATGCAAGGCAGCTCTGGAGCCTGCTGACTTTCCAGCTTTGGCACAAAATATTTATTGAAAATGAAACGCACAGCGAGATTGAGCTAAACAAGCTTTACTGAAAATGATAAAGATAAACAACAAGATAATGCTGCTGGTTGCCTTTTTAATAGTCCTTAATCTGGTCCCGATATGGTTTTTTGCGTATCCGCCATTGCAGGATTACCCGCAGCACCTTATACAGGACAAAATCATCATGGATTACCAAAATAAGGAATTTGATTACAGCAAATATTTTGATTTGAGATTCAGCCTTATACCGACGCTTTTTTCAATATTTTCAATCATTTCACTTTCAAAAATCTTCGGCATCTACATTGCCGGAAAAATATTCCTTAGCATCTATGTGATTTTATTTCCATTGAGCATTTTCTATTTTTTAAGCGCTGTTGACAGGCGAAAGGCAATTCTCGGATTTTTCAGCTTTATTTTTACCTATAACTGGTTTTTCAACAAAGGGCTGGTCGATTTTGCAATAAGCCTTCCTTTCTTCTTTTTTGCATTAGGTTATTGGCTTAACAATCGGAATAAAATGACAATCAGTAAAATTCTGATTTCCACAATCCTGGTACTTCTGACATTGTTTTCGCATCTGTTCTCTTTCATAATTTTAATGATATCAGTATTTTTAGTGCAGATATTCCGCTATAAAAATAAAAAACAGGCATTCACAACATCCATCCCGTTCATACTGCCGATTATTTTGTTTGCAATATTTTGGTTTTCGAGGTCGCCAGATGTCGCCCCTATTGATGTCCTTGCTGCTTTTAACCCCTTGGTTTTGATCAAGTCTTTCTTTGGAATGTTCCTGTCTTTTTCGCCAGTTCTTGAAGCCATACTCCTGGCTGCTCCGCTGCTTTATTTTGCTTTTTTATTTCTCAGAAAAATTTTGGCCAATAAGCCTTTTTCAATCAAAAGACTGTTTGATAAAAAATACAAGAATGAGTTTTTGATTTTAGCCTTAATCTTGCTTTTGCTGTTTGTCATTTCTCCGCCCGACCTTAAGACATGGGCGCATTTCAAGATAAGATTTGTGCCTTTCATTGTCTTGTTTTTTGTTGCTTGGCTAGAGCCGCCAACAAAGAAGCGGCTTTTCATGTTCATAACAGTTATTGCTGCTGTTTTATTGGTGATACTTACCTTTTTTAATTATTACAGCATAAACAAAGACTTTGCAGATTATTCTTCAGGCATTAATATCGTTGAAAGAAACAAGTCAATACTTCCAATAACGGTCAAGGACCTATATGGCTACACTATGAGGCCGTACGAGCATTTCTGGGCATATTATCATATTGAAAAAGGCGGTGCAGGCCCTTATATATTTGCAGGGCATAGCACTCATTTAATATCCTACAGGGAAAACATGCCTGCTCCACAAGCGATAATAAACGCTCAGTCTTTTTATTGGCAACCAAGTTCCAGGATAACACCTTCTGCGCCAGGCGAGTTATATCCGCAATTGAACTTCAGCAGGGAAATTTTATCTTATTATGATTACATCTTATTGTGGGGAAAAAGCAATGATGTGGAGTCTGCTGTAATTGATTCAGGATTTTCATTATTGCATGAAAAAGGCGATCTGAAAGTATATGAAAATGTCAAAAATTTTTCACCAATCTTGGATTGGTAGCTGAAAGCCAATCCATTTTCGGCATATGGAAAATTTTTGAGCATGCTCAAAAACCACCTGATGTGGTGAACAATAGCAATATGCCACCCATCTATGGTGAGTGGTTTTTGACATATCGCAAATTTAAGAAGCCGATATAGCAAATGACACACATATTTATATAAAAATGTCATTTGCTTATTACGAGCGGACAACTATTTGTATAAATGTCAGAAATGCTTTTGCATTTCTGAGCAAATTAGAAACATTTTGTGTTTCTAATTAACTATTGTCCGCGAGTATAGAAACATTTAAGTAGTCGATTTTTTTTCAAAAATAGGGGTATAATCAAAATGAGAATAGCATTAGTTTTTCCGTCATACAACCTTATAAAAGAGGCTTATGGAAGCAAGAAGCAGATAAAAAGCGGGAATCTGCCGCCGCTTGGCCTCGGCTATTTAGCTGGAGCTCTCGAGCAGAAAGGCCACACTGTCAAAATAATAGATGCTTCTGCAATGGGAATAGGATTTAACACAACAATAGGGATTCTGAAAGAATTCGGTCCGGATTTTATCGGGATAGCTGCAAACAATGCCGTTGCTAAAAATGCGCTGTTTCTCGCAGGCAAGGCAAAAGAAGAGCTGAATGTCCCGGTTATTTTGGGCGGCCCTCATCCGTCATGCTTTCCTGAGGAATGCCTCAATACTAAAGGCGTAGATTATATTATCTTGGGTGAGGGTGAAAAAACTTTCCCTGAGCTCATAGATAAAATTTCAGCAAAAAAAGAAATAAAAGCAATACCTGGAATAGGCTATAAAGAAAGGGGCAAGGCAAAATTCACAGTGCAGACCGGGCCAATAATGGCTCTTGATGAGCTTCCGCCAATAGCATGGCATCTTTTTGATTTCAAGCTTTACACGCCGCTTCCTAACCAATATCGAAGGCTTCCGGCTGTGAATTATATAA from Candidatus Woesearchaeota archaeon encodes the following:
- a CDS encoding glycosyltransferase family 2 protein — encoded protein: MKLSMVIPVYNEEKSIFPLYNRLSAVLSKYKNYEIIFVDDGSRDRTFANIQILHKKDKHVKAIKFKRNFGQTAALSAGFEHANGDIIVTMDGDLQNDPEDIPRLIEKINEGHDMVSGWRHKRKDSFAKKLSSSLANIARRIMLKDKIHDSGCALKAYKKESIKDLEIYGEMHRYLPAIVAMNGYKVGEIRVNHHPRKFGKTKYSTTRIFKGLLDLFYIKFWSDYSTRPLHFFGFLGLSEIFIGLLLVIYNFIKYSTHLLIGPTLLLAVLLVITGVQFIVFGFLAEILIRTYYGANNDKGYKIEKTLK
- a CDS encoding methyltransferase domain-containing protein — encoded protein: MIKVTKLKKHLSKAGKGKSFYKWNEQMFVKHGNESRFKHANPVIKYISNHRKSSILNLLSPKNTDKILDAGCGSGIILREIKKGSVIGLDCSATALRQARKNIQGKNTELIIADVQKLPFKKNSFNKIICSEVLEHLPDPVKVIDEIKRVSKKEAIVIFTIPNQPLLDKIAYIFRKLNVKKGELDLDMEWHIHKFNLKKFRQLIKNKFKIIKIKRSPFLFPLSYVIQCRN
- the asnB gene encoding asparagine synthase (glutamine-hydrolyzing) → MCGISGFNFEDRALIKKMCDVIIHRGPDQGGIYTDKGISLGHRRLSIIDLSEKGTQPMCNENKDIWIVFNGEIYNYKELRSDLENKSHKFRSGTDTETIVHAYEEYGEDFVKKLNGDFAFAIYDSRKKKLLLARDRLGIKPLYYYLDSNKIIFASEIKAILQHKIKKEVNLESLNRFITLRYIPPSETIFKNIYKLKPGHVLSYDLRNKTYAINRYWNPDISNGNILPASENFFIKKIQGLLKDCVNRRLMSDVPLGAYLSGGIDSSSVVAMMSMINKETNSKEEVKTFSVGFGYGEEIDELQHAKHISEHFGTNHREYTVKSDLVKLLPKIVWHSDEPLADPALIPVYLLAQNAKKEVTVVLTGDGGDEVFAGYEQCKFLMLMEKMKRINLLKKTVLPFAVKNSPKFLLNKFFKYSSSLGDEGIKRAVNLLRSDDKGSSYLDIVSIFNEEDKKAVLLDNVHKKIKNANLNRWLDSEYFSNKNSYLNQILAMEMETVLPEDFLMKADKMNMAHAVEERVPFLDHRLVELSFTIPPKLKLHGFNEKYILKKAMSNFIPKNIISRQKQRFYVPIDLWIREDLKYWSDILLDKETIKRQGYFDYSYIEKIRGNYSKSRLYYARQLWSLLTFQLWHKIFIENETHSEIELNKLY